From the Paraflavitalea soli genome, the window CAAAAGAGACCATGAGGAAGTGGAAGATTATGCGCGCGTATGGTCCAACTACAACCTCACCATCAAGTCGGGCGATAAGGAATTTTGGGAACGCAATATCTATAATGTAGACCCACAGTTCCCTGCCATGTTCTGTAAAATGATACTGGGCAATGCGGAAACCTGCCTGAAGGAACCTGGCGGTGTCATTATCTCCAAAGAGATAGCCGGTAAATATTTCGGCAATGAGAACCCCATTGGAAAGAACGTGTTGATCACCAAGTATGGGGAACACAAGGTGACAGGTGTTTTTGAGAACCGTACAGCCGCTTCTCATTTTGATTTTGAGATACTGGTGCCCATGGCGCCCCTGGCCAGCGAATATGCCACCCAATGGGACTCTCATAATTTCTATACCTATATCCGGTTGCGGAAAGGGGTGAATGTCGATGAATTTGCCCCCAAACTTAATACCACCATCAAAAAGTACCGGGTGCCGCGGCTGGAAGGCAAGGGGGTATCTGAGCATTATTTCCTGGAACCGATCACCGGCATCAGGCTTTATTCAGATACCCTGCTCGACTTCAAACAAAATGGGCATGGGCATTACCTGCCATTTTTCATACTGGCAGCTATTATCATCCTGTTGTTTGCCACTTTCAACTATTTCAATTTCTCTTCTTTCCAGGCCATTGCCAAAGAGAAGACTATTGCCATGAACAGGGTGCTGGGCGCTGAGAAAATTACCATCCTCAGCATCTTCCTGGCTGAGTCGTTTGTGTACATCCTCATCAGCACCATTATTGGTGCCGGTATTGCACTGCTGCTCTTTCCCTGGTTTGCCGATTTTTATGAAATGACCTATAGTGTGAACCTGATCAGTTCCTCCTGGTTCTGGATCTATATCGGGCTCATCATTGTTATCAATACTGTGGTGTCGGGCATCTATCCCGCCATCCTGAGTTTTACTTTCAAGATCAACGATGCCCTGCGGGGTAAGAGTTCGCCCGACAAAGCGGGCATCCGCGTGCGACCCATCCTCTCCGTATTGCAATATGCTGTATCCTGTTTGCTGATGGTCTTTTCGCTGGTTTCGTATTACCAGATCAAATACATGCGCGAATCCTACCTGGGGTTCAATAAACAGGACGTAGTGGTAGCCCGGGAACCCGTGATCCTGAGAGACAGCATGGACCATGCACAGATCTACCGGATCGTACGGGATGCCACGGCACAGATATCGGGCATCAAGGCAGTTACCTACAGTGATTATGTACCGGGGGGGCAATACGAACGATTCGACCGCATACGACTGACAGGTAAACCGGAAGTCTATGACACCTATATGAATTCTGTTAGTCCCGACTTCTTTGATTTCTACAAGATCAAGTTGATGGCCGGGCGCAATTTCTCCTGGGACCTGACAACTGATTTCGAAAAAGCGGTCATCATCAATGAGAAACTGGCCCGCTCGCTGGGATTTTCTCCCACAGAGATCGTAGGCAAACAGATCTCGTTTGAAGGCCGGAAGACAGTTATCGGTGTAGTATCCAACTACCACCAGGAATCTCTAAAGAAAGCCGTAGCCCCCTGCCTGTTCTTTGCCACTGACTGGCCCGGGTATTTTTCCTTTAAGCTTACGGGCAGTAATGTAACGGGCGCCATCGATCAGCTGCACGAAGCCTGGAAAGTCGCTTTCCCCTCCAACGATTTCAATTTCTTTTTCCTGGATGATTATTTCAACAGGAACTATACCAAAGACCAAAAAGCCTGGCAGATACTCAGGCTGTATTCAGGACTAGCTATCCTTATCTCCATTCTCGGCTTGTGGGGCGCCGTGGTGCACCAACTCAGGAACAGTAAGAAGCGGATTGCGATCTACAAAGTGCTGGGTACGCCCAATAAAGCCATTATCTGGATCTTTGTAAAGCGAACGGCCTATATGATCGGCCTGGCCTTCGTCATCGGATTGCCCATCGATTTCCTGCTGCTCAACAACTGGCTTTCCTCCTTTCCGTATAGGATAGGATTA encodes:
- a CDS encoding ABC transporter permease, producing the protein MLRTVFKYVLRGLRRNVLSSVINITGFSIGIAGFLLIVSYIKYEQGYDSFYPNADRIFRVGIDFNNSNAIVKGSMVQFPVAPVLKRDHEEVEDYARVWSNYNLTIKSGDKEFWERNIYNVDPQFPAMFCKMILGNAETCLKEPGGVIISKEIAGKYFGNENPIGKNVLITKYGEHKVTGVFENRTAASHFDFEILVPMAPLASEYATQWDSHNFYTYIRLRKGVNVDEFAPKLNTTIKKYRVPRLEGKGVSEHYFLEPITGIRLYSDTLLDFKQNGHGHYLPFFILAAIIILLFATFNYFNFSSFQAIAKEKTIAMNRVLGAEKITILSIFLAESFVYILISTIIGAGIALLLFPWFADFYEMTYSVNLISSSWFWIYIGLIIVINTVVSGIYPAILSFTFKINDALRGKSSPDKAGIRVRPILSVLQYAVSCLLMVFSLVSYYQIKYMRESYLGFNKQDVVVAREPVILRDSMDHAQIYRIVRDATAQISGIKAVTYSDYVPGGQYERFDRIRLTGKPEVYDTYMNSVSPDFFDFYKIKLMAGRNFSWDLTTDFEKAVIINEKLARSLGFSPTEIVGKQISFEGRKTVIGVVSNYHQESLKKAVAPCLFFATDWPGYFSFKLTGSNVTGAIDQLHEAWKVAFPSNDFNFFFLDDYFNRNYTKDQKAWQILRLYSGLAILISILGLWGAVVHQLRNSKKRIAIYKVLGTPNKAIIWIFVKRTAYMIGLAFVIGLPIDFLLLNNWLSSFPYRIGLNISYFIIPLIVLVVIAFTTIGLQIIKVVSSNLVYALRSE